DNA from Bacteroidales bacterium:
CAGACGTAACATGGCTGCTCCGTTGATAACGATTCCGAAGATAGCTAGCAATAACATCCCCTTGGCATTGGTCTCTTCCGGGGATGCGATCCGTTGAATACTTTCGCTGATCACAAAGAAAGAACCCAGCAAAAGGATCACAGAATTGATCAGCGCACCCAATAAGGAGAATCTGCGGTAACCATATGAATATTTTGCATCGCTTTTTTTCTTCGATACTTTCTGAAAATACCAGGCCAGGGCCAATGAGAAACTGTCGCCTAGATCGTGTAATGCATCCGACAGTATGGCTACGCTATTTGTCAGGAAACCGCCGACTACTTCTATAATAGAAAACGATAGATTGAGGAAAAAGGCGATTTTAATGTTGGAACTCCCATGATGGTGGTGACCGTGGGAATGTCCATGGCCATGATGAGAATCATGATCATGATCTTGACTGTGTTTATGATGATTTTCCATATTTGATCAGGCCGGTATGGCCGTATTGATTATTTGTTTCCAAAGATAATCGTTTTTTCTCCGTTTCAGATTCAAAAAACGTTCACATTGTTTCAGGCCGTCGTACCCAAGCATAATGCCAAGCATAAAATCTTCTTCAGGTGTGAATTCATTCAGTTTTTTATTGCCGATTTCACGAATGACTTCCACACATTTCTCATCGCCGAAAAAGATATTGATCTTTGTTGCAGTTACTTCCCTTACCACATAACTGATATTGCGTTGGTGTAATCTTGCTTCTGCCTCGAAACGCAAGGTTGCGTCGAGGGTGTGCAATACCAGGTGGCGTAATCCCTTTTTATATTCATATATATGATGGTTCAATACTTTCATGTTTAAAATTTAAAGTTCAAGATTTAAAATTCAAGATCACCATCGGTGAGCTTTTCGAAGTACAGTCTTTTGTTTTTTTTGCTGACTTTTAGCTTTTTAGTGATGAATTTTCAAATGTATCATCCACGGTGCCATATTGTTTTTTACCCATTTGAAATGCCTGAAATAAGAAAACGGACGCATTCTTTTGGGAAATAAATCCGCAAAAGAGTAAGATTGCTTGATAAGCAATGAATCATGTATCTCCAGTAGCTTCATACGGTCTATGTAATTCATGCCCCAGGGCATGGGTGGAGCCTGATAAGATCTGGTTACCTGCATACCTTTCATTGTTTTCCGGGAATACCATTCGGGTATCATATCAAAAATAATCTCACCTTTCCTGAAATGGTCGGAAATTTGTGCAATAAGTGCTTTTGCATCTGTTCCGGAAAAATACATGATCACACCTGCCAATACAATAAAAATGGGTTTATCTTTTGGAATCAGCTTCATCCATGTAAAGTCAAGTGCAGAACAAGCGATGTTTTTTACCCTTTCATGTTGCGGTAAAAAACGGTTACGAACATCTATGGCTTCTGGTAGATCCACTGATATCCAGTTGAGCCGTCCGTTGTCGATACGCCAGAATTGAGTGTCGAGTCCTTCACCTAATGATACAATAGTGCCATTGGGATTACATTCAAGCCATGTAGAAATAGCATCATCGAACACACGGGAACGCAAAGGATGTCCTGCGTTAAATTTTCCAAAGTTTCCCGCGTAATCGTAATCGATGCGCTCCATCAACTCGAGTGCCATCGGGTCTTCAATCAATCGATCAGTGCGGCGTTGTTCACATCCTCGGTTATATAACGGCCATAACATGGTTTCAGGAACACCCGAAAGATTTATTTCCATACCCATAATGAATTAGAATTCAAATTAACGATGTAAAATAAACAGATGTACCTATGAACCACAATCCCTATTTTCGGGTAAAATATAACCGGTTGTCTAGCTATTTTTGGGGATTACCGGTTCTAAAAAGACTCTAACCATTATATCCTTATGTTTGGATTTG
Protein-coding regions in this window:
- a CDS encoding DUF2023 family protein, translated to MKVLNHHIYEYKKGLRHLVLHTLDATLRFEAEARLHQRNISYVVREVTATKINIFFGDEKCVEVIREIGNKKLNEFTPEEDFMLGIMLGYDGLKQCERFLNLKRRKNDYLWKQIINTAIPA
- a CDS encoding class I SAM-dependent methyltransferase, which codes for MEINLSGVPETMLWPLYNRGCEQRRTDRLIEDPMALELMERIDYDYAGNFGKFNAGHPLRSRVFDDAISTWLECNPNGTIVSLGEGLDTQFWRIDNGRLNWISVDLPEAIDVRNRFLPQHERVKNIACSALDFTWMKLIPKDKPIFIVLAGVIMYFSGTDAKALIAQISDHFRKGEIIFDMIPEWYSRKTMKGMQVTRSYQAPPMPWGMNYIDRMKLLEIHDSLLIKQSYSFADLFPKRMRPFSYFRHFKWVKNNMAPWMIHLKIHH